The following proteins are co-located in the Pomacea canaliculata isolate SZHN2017 linkage group LG8, ASM307304v1, whole genome shotgun sequence genome:
- the LOC112571096 gene encoding uncharacterized protein LOC112571096, whose translation MASVFGPAATPFLGCIALLAAEILTIIAFASPYWASDESKSFGLWRKAQCAQKEVLYRQDCLRWDFPWYGAAWQDAVRAMECLAIIFFAIPLIILPVYIYVALGLYYRCLMGCMAVSVLLASVCNIIGVIIYGVHIGSNETWRIGWCLIVCIIGGAFGLISFIIFLIATINKPNYTPEQYLLSGSGFFVDPDRNRLYVVQTEEPVKAYSIYDGASQIQTHPSPTFGTFYEAQINPALESDD comes from the exons ATGCATCGCGCTGCTAGCAGCGGAGATCCTGACCATCATCGCCTTCGCATCGCCATACTGGGCCAGTGACGAGAGCAAGTCATTCGGCTTGTGGCGGAAGGCACAGTGCGCGCAGAAAGAAGTTCTGTATCGCCAGGACTGCTTACGATGGGATTTTCCGTGGTATGGCGCTG CCTGGCAAGATGCAGTGAGGGCGATGGAGTGCCTGGCCATCATCTTCTTCGCTATCCCGCTCATCATCCTGCCCGTGTACATCTACGTGGCGCTGGGCTTGTATTACCGCTGTCTCATGGGCTGCATGGCCGTCTCCGTGCTGCTGGCCA GTGTGTGCAACATCATCGGCGTTATCATCTACGGCGTCCACATCGGGTCCAACGAAACGTGGCGCATCGGCTGGTGCCTCATCGTCTGCATCATCGGCGGGGCCTTCGGGCTCATCTCTTTCATTATCTTTCTCATCGCCACTATCAACAAGCCCAACTACACGCCGGAGCAGTACCTTCTGTCCGGGTCAGGGTTCTTCGTCGATCCCGACCGCAACCGCCTGTATGTGGTGCAGACTGAAGAGCCCGTCAAAGCCTACTCTATCTACGATGGAGCGTCGCAGATTCAGACTCACCCCTCTCCCACCTTTGGCACGTTCTACGAAGCTCAGATAAACCCGGCTTTGGAATCGGATGACTGA
- the LOC112570655 gene encoding intraflagellar transport protein 43 homolog A-like isoform X2, translating into MAAPLAGENKQSAKQGRRAAVSTPSVTATAATDIEQDEELSAPIKQNGSSKDRPNKAVSGWGEDAPRKPRARQLGEGLETLEDERLRPSSPDKGSEGDSDTDIPVIPELEEQQEEDLTTRVASAPNVAVNRVATYRELDNDLLRQAAFQILDNEIDLKLLTKGLSPAEDLIEEDRPWDWDRLFTEISSELTTEWEKAAGETNTEQAET; encoded by the exons ATGGCTGCACCACTTGCAGGTGAAAACAAACAG AGTGCAAAACAAGGACGAAGAGCTGCAGTCTCCACACCATCTGTGACAGCAACAGCTGCTACAGACATTGAACAGGATGAAGAGCTATCCGCACCcattaaacaaaat GGAAGCAGTAAAGACCGACCAAACAAAGCAGTGTCGGGATGGGGTGAAGATGCGCCTCGTAAACCTCG GGCACGGCAGCTGGGTGAAGGGTTAGAGACTTTAGAAGA TGAAAGACTGCGGCCAAGTAGTCCTGACAAGGGTTCTGAAGGAGATTCAGACACTG ATATACCTGTTATACCTGAACTAGAGGAACAGCAGGAAGAGGACCTAACAACACGAGTTGCCTCTGCACCCAA TGTTGCTGTAAATCGAGTGGCAACATACAGAGAACTGGACAATGATCTGCTTCGACAGGCAGCATTTCAAATCCTG GACAATGAAATTGATCTGAAGTTATTAACAAAGGGCTTGTCACCAGCTGAGGACCTAATTGAG GAAGATCGTCCTTGGGACTGGGACCGTCTTTTCACAGAAATTTCTTCGGAGTTGACCACTGAATGGGAGAAGGCAGCTGGAGAAACCAACACAGAGCAGGCAGAAACATGA
- the LOC112570655 gene encoding intraflagellar transport protein 43 homolog A-like isoform X3, whose protein sequence is MDRDDLDFGTTKRSAKQGRRAAVSTPSVTATAATDIEQDEELSAPIKQNGSSKDRPNKAVSGWGEDAPRKPRERLRPSSPDKGSEGDSDTDIPVIPELEEQQEEDLTTRVASAPNVAVNRVATYRELDNDLLRQAAFQILDNEIDLKLLTKGLSPAEDLIEEDRPWDWDRLFTEISSELTTEWEKAAGETNTEQAET, encoded by the exons ATGGATCGCGACGACTTGGATTTTGGCACAACTAAAAGG AGTGCAAAACAAGGACGAAGAGCTGCAGTCTCCACACCATCTGTGACAGCAACAGCTGCTACAGACATTGAACAGGATGAAGAGCTATCCGCACCcattaaacaaaat GGAAGCAGTAAAGACCGACCAAACAAAGCAGTGTCGGGATGGGGTGAAGATGCGCCTCGTAAACCTCG TGAAAGACTGCGGCCAAGTAGTCCTGACAAGGGTTCTGAAGGAGATTCAGACACTG ATATACCTGTTATACCTGAACTAGAGGAACAGCAGGAAGAGGACCTAACAACACGAGTTGCCTCTGCACCCAA TGTTGCTGTAAATCGAGTGGCAACATACAGAGAACTGGACAATGATCTGCTTCGACAGGCAGCATTTCAAATCCTG GACAATGAAATTGATCTGAAGTTATTAACAAAGGGCTTGTCACCAGCTGAGGACCTAATTGAG GAAGATCGTCCTTGGGACTGGGACCGTCTTTTCACAGAAATTTCTTCGGAGTTGACCACTGAATGGGAGAAGGCAGCTGGAGAAACCAACACAGAGCAGGCAGAAACATGA
- the LOC112570655 gene encoding intraflagellar transport protein 43 homolog A-like isoform X1: MDRDDLDFGTTKRSAKQGRRAAVSTPSVTATAATDIEQDEELSAPIKQNGSSKDRPNKAVSGWGEDAPRKPRARQLGEGLETLEDERLRPSSPDKGSEGDSDTDIPVIPELEEQQEEDLTTRVASAPNVAVNRVATYRELDNDLLRQAAFQILDNEIDLKLLTKGLSPAEDLIEEDRPWDWDRLFTEISSELTTEWEKAAGETNTEQAET, translated from the exons ATGGATCGCGACGACTTGGATTTTGGCACAACTAAAAGG AGTGCAAAACAAGGACGAAGAGCTGCAGTCTCCACACCATCTGTGACAGCAACAGCTGCTACAGACATTGAACAGGATGAAGAGCTATCCGCACCcattaaacaaaat GGAAGCAGTAAAGACCGACCAAACAAAGCAGTGTCGGGATGGGGTGAAGATGCGCCTCGTAAACCTCG GGCACGGCAGCTGGGTGAAGGGTTAGAGACTTTAGAAGA TGAAAGACTGCGGCCAAGTAGTCCTGACAAGGGTTCTGAAGGAGATTCAGACACTG ATATACCTGTTATACCTGAACTAGAGGAACAGCAGGAAGAGGACCTAACAACACGAGTTGCCTCTGCACCCAA TGTTGCTGTAAATCGAGTGGCAACATACAGAGAACTGGACAATGATCTGCTTCGACAGGCAGCATTTCAAATCCTG GACAATGAAATTGATCTGAAGTTATTAACAAAGGGCTTGTCACCAGCTGAGGACCTAATTGAG GAAGATCGTCCTTGGGACTGGGACCGTCTTTTCACAGAAATTTCTTCGGAGTTGACCACTGAATGGGAGAAGGCAGCTGGAGAAACCAACACAGAGCAGGCAGAAACATGA
- the LOC112570654 gene encoding LOW QUALITY PROTEIN: spermatogenesis-associated protein 17-like (The sequence of the model RefSeq protein was modified relative to this genomic sequence to represent the inferred CDS: inserted 1 base in 1 codon), which produces MAALVNLYRRMEEINEECYTRKNEAENHRQREYDAAVSIQAWFRGTTIRRYLKYVRCCAVNIQRRWRGYLGRKYFRILVKNSVFIMKLNYYNLMASKIQKIWRGYYVRKYVFDFYSRRRYIEALKLKNEIIRIELQEYIEHQTILHKRIQEERDKQMSEYNARKNHYLVSTYVQPGIYNSPFLPCPSKKEILLRSVKPXLRPKKLAENNEFDPACASYKSDVPKHLPVPPIKPQGPFREPEEVQKQRYKPFQPSLRVATDIDSLQKAREILKAEEWVTRHHDDIFLPCTRKSVPYEPLLYTTSKYGSLPYGSKHFREETLNKQIVAKPFKTVLPPIPIFDKFNQTYSQGQV; this is translated from the exons atggcGGCGCTTGTGAACCTTTATCGTCGAATGGAGGAGATAAATGAAGAATGCTATACGCGAAAAAA TGAAGCTGAAAACCACAGACAGAGGGAATATGATGCAGCTGTGTCCATTCAGGCCTGGTTCCGTGGCACAACTATCCGTCGGTACTTGAA ATATGTTAGATGCTGTGCAGTAAATATTCAAAGGCGATGGAGAGGATACCTGggcagaaaatatttcagaattctTGTCAAG AACAGTGTATTCATCATGAAGCTGAACTACTACAACCTTATGGCATCAAAG ATCCAGAAGATATGGCGGGGTTACTATGTGCGGAAATATGTGTTTGACTTCTACAGCCGAAGGCGCTATATTGAGGCTctcaaattaaagaatgaaattaTCAG GATAGAGCTTCAAGAGTACATAGAACACCAGACCATCTTGCACAAGAGGATACAAGAAGAGCGAGATAAGCAAATGAGTGAATATAATGCTCGCAAAAATCACTACCTTGTCAGCACCTATGTACAACCTGGCATCTACAACTCTCCTTTCCTTCC GTGTCCCTCTAAAAAGGAAATTCTTTTACGGAGTGTGAAAC CTCTCCGCCCAAAGAAATTAGCTGAAAACAATGAGTTTGATCCAGCTTGTGCCAGTTATAAGAGTGATGTACCTAAGCATCTTCCTGTTCCACCAATAAAACCACAG GGTCCATTCCGAGAACCAGAGGAGGTGCAGAAACAGCGATACAAACCATTTCAGCCCTCTTTGCGTGTAGCAACAGACATTGATTCTCTGCAGAAGGCACGTGAAATCTTGAAAGCAGAAGAATGGGTTACCCGTCACCATGATGATAT TTTTCTGCCATGCACTCGAAAAAGTGTACCTTATGAACCTTTACTTTATACCACATCCAAGTATGGGAGTCTACCATACGGGAGCAAACACTTCAGAGAGGAGACTTTAAACAAGCAGATTGTTGCAAAG CCTTTCAAGACAGTGCTACCACCAATCCCCATCTTTGACAAGTTCAATCAAACTTACTCACAAGGTCAAGTGTGA